The following is a genomic window from Onthophagus taurus isolate NC chromosome 1, IU_Otau_3.0, whole genome shotgun sequence.
aaaaaaaacaaaatcctTAATTAAAAGtacctaaaattaaaagaaaatgcttCGCAAACTATTTTTCGCACATTAAACCCGATCATTATCGATTCcaatattaattgaaaatccGTGTAGCTACGAAGATTTCATAAAGAACCACatcagaaataataaaaattaggagttgtcaaaaaaaaaatttttgctgtcaaatcaaaaaaaaaaaaaattgaaatagcGTCGCAAAATGTCTAAAGAAGATGATCATACCAGTGTAAACGAAACGATATTGATTACAGTTAAATCCCAAATGAAAAAGGAATCGTTTAATATATCGACGGAGTCGACGATTTTGGAGTTGAAGGAATTGGTTTCGCCGAAATTCGAAGCAAACGTTCCCGATATTCGGTTGATTTACGCAGGGAGGATATTAAGGGATGAAGATACGTTGGGTAATTTGAACATAAAGAATGGATTTACCATCATTTTGGTTGTAAAATCGACCGCGCCTCAACATAGATTACCAAATATTGGACTTCGATCACCACCACTCAACGAAGTTAACAACCAACAACCTCTAGGGACAAGAAATAGTCTGCACGAATTATTTACTGGGGCAATGCTTCAATATTATCTAGATAACCCGGAATTAATCCGAACGATGTTAACTAATAACCCAGAAATGCAAACAATCATTCAACAAAACCCCGAAATTGGGCACTTAATTAATAACCCAACATTTTTAAGACAAGCAGTCCAATTTATGGCCAACCCAAATATAGCCGAGGAAGTCCGAAGGAGTAATGATCGCGCTATGAGTAATTTAGAAAGTTTACCAGGgggttataatttattacaacaaCTTTATCAAAACGTAGAGGAACCAATGATGAACTCCGTTAACGAACAATTCCATGGTAATCCTTTCGCTGCTTTATCAACAACCCAAACACCAAATTTACAACAAGGCGCTGAAAATCGCCAACCACTCCCAAATCCTTGGTCAAATACGGCTCCGAACATCACAGAAACTCCAAATTACGGAACACCGGATGGAAATGTAAACAATTTACAATCGATTTTGCAAAGTTTCATGGCGGGATCCCAAGAAGTCCCTAATACTGGTGGGAATGTACAAGGTCAGGAGATATTACAAGCATTACTTCAAGAACATCAAGGTCTCTCAGCACTTTCTAATCTTATATCAGCCGCTTTAATGGAATCGGAAGGAACGGGAGGtgaaaaccaaatgccccaatttaatattgaaaatttaaccGAAACCATCGCCCATTTAACGCAACAAATCGGTTCGGAACGAGTTCCCCCCGAAGAACGTTACAGCAATCAACTCAATCAATTGAACGAAATGGGATTTCCAAATCGAGAAGAtaatcttcaagctttaatagCAACATTTGGCGATATCAACGCTGCAATTGAAAGACTTATAcctcattaataaaaataaatattataagaataataaaaattggttaattaaacatatttaattatatttcttcTTAATCTAAATCGTATCTATGATTTTGCATGTCTGTTCTAAGTAAATCGTGATCCATCACTGTTAGAGAGAGTGTTACTGGagattaataattggtggtTTGAGAATAAATGTCTTCTTATAATAGACTTGGTAAATAATTTAGTGGTTAAATAATCTAAGGTTATCCAATTCGAACAAATTGACGTTgaaacgtttttgaaaaaaatttaaaaattgtttattaagaaaatttaactaataacatgaatctagatatccgagatcgtcaaggACCTCGAATTCCGAACACTAgatatagaactagaaacattcgggtgtagccgtctttagagacgtgcggctaaacccgaatgattctagttctaggtttaatgttagttctatttcAGTAAAAATAGACAATAATTTAACTCTtagtaacaattaaaactagaactaacactagacctagaactagaaaaattcgggtttagccgtgcgtcttcagacgttagtgcaataaagatatacaacatagtgatatttagcaacatcatgtttggactcagtttaatggtttttttaataaagaatacatcataaaagaacaccatgaagttgtccatttgtctattatatgataactaacgtcagatttaaaatatcaacctcaattttcacatatttgtaatcttcattaaaaatcttttaaaatgagtacaaacacgacatatttatctccgatattaatgaagttatggtcaacttccggttagaaatgtcaaagtcaattttgacatatttgtaatcaaataaaatacttttttctgtctgtactttttaaattctaccggtttcatattatatataatcctACCCATTTCCTAAAAACCCATTAAAATCTATCCAAAAATTACCCattctttaactttaattaataaaaatagtttgcATAGTTCAAGCATAACACACATTTCACCAATAATAAAGACACAGattcatttcaataaaaacgtttactaGAAAATTCAAGATGCTAATTATCacgagaaatttaaaataaattgacgtGGGTGTATTAGAATTTAACATATAATTTAAATGACATTTAGTAGCATTTCAATGCATACACTTTTGTATTagattttaacatatttaagTATAACGAGTTGTTCTTTTATAATAGGAGATTCGAAGGTTCCTGAAGAtggttttgtaaataaaccgaaaccggtagaatttaaaacagtgaatccatttttaataaaagtacagacagaaaaaagtattttactttatttaaaataaaatggaaagaaataatgtttacaacaatatatttgtaatcgttgtgtaaaatcctttaaaatgagtccaaacatgatacgtttaattccaatattactcgagatataagcaacttccggtttgaaatgtcaacgtcattttgacaaattcttaatttttataaaatgtcttcaagtttatcacaaaaacaaaaatacaataaaaaaatttaaaaattaaggttggtattaatatttaatattgaaattatccATCCATCccataatatttaataattaaattgctatctatcttcattgttgctaacttcggctttaacgtttttttattcaaacttttttgttttttgatataagtgtgtcatgtttggactcattttaatgtttttttttaaataaagaatacatcataaagaacaccatgaagttgtccatttgtattccatatgataactaacttcagatttaaaatgtcaacctcaattttattttgacatatttgtaatcttcattaaaaatcctttaaaatgagcacaaacatgatacgtttaattccaatattactcgagatataagcaacttccggtttgaaatatCAACGTCATTtcgacatattcttaatttttataaaatgtcttaaaatttatcacaaaaacaaaaatacaat
Proteins encoded in this region:
- the LOC111428640 gene encoding ubiquilin-1-like encodes the protein MSKEDDHTSVNETILITVKSQMKKESFNISTESTILELKELVSPKFEANVPDIRLIYAGRILRDEDTLGNLNIKNGFTIILVVKSTAPQHRLPNIGLRSPPLNEVNNQQPLGTRNSLHELFTGAMLQYYLDNPELIRTMLTNNPEMQTIIQQNPEIGHLINNPTFLRQAVQFMANPNIAEEVRRSNDRAMSNLESLPGGYNLLQQLYQNVEEPMMNSVNEQFHGNPFAALSTTQTPNLQQGAENRQPLPNPWSNTAPNITETPNYGTPDGNVNNLQSILQSFMAGSQEVPNTGGNVQGQEILQALLQEHQGLSALSNLISAALMESEGTGGENQMPQFNIENLTETIAHLTQQIGSERVPPEERYSNQLNQLNEMGFPNREDNLQALIATFGDINAAIERLIPH